A section of the Paenibacillus yonginensis genome encodes:
- a CDS encoding thioredoxin family protein: protein MSFTLQIGESAPDFNLKGTDGNHYTLESFEASRFLVVFFTCNHCPFVLGSDEVTRQTADKFTKDGVTFIGINANSEQTNPQDSFDYMVARMEDNRFPWIYLRDETQETAKAYGALRTPHFFVLDEKRKLVYTGRGIDNPRNPEKMTVNDLERALSELVAGQAVSVPLTNPIGCNVKWNGQDAHWMPAEACDLV, encoded by the coding sequence ATGAGCTTTACTTTGCAGATTGGCGAATCCGCCCCGGATTTTAATCTGAAAGGAACTGACGGAAATCATTACACGCTGGAAAGCTTTGAAGCCTCGAGATTTCTGGTCGTCTTCTTCACCTGCAACCATTGCCCGTTTGTCCTTGGCTCCGATGAAGTCACCCGTCAGACTGCGGATAAATTCACGAAGGACGGGGTAACTTTTATTGGAATCAACGCCAACAGCGAGCAAACCAACCCGCAGGATTCCTTCGATTATATGGTAGCAAGAATGGAAGATAACCGGTTCCCCTGGATCTATTTGCGCGATGAAACGCAGGAAACGGCCAAGGCTTACGGCGCTTTGCGGACACCTCATTTCTTTGTGCTGGACGAGAAACGGAAGCTCGTCTATACGGGACGCGGCATCGACAACCCACGAAATCCGGAGAAAATGACCGTCAACGATCTGGAGCGGGCCCTTTCGGAGCTCGTTGCCGGACAAGCCGTCAGCGTTCCCTTAACCAATCCGATTGGCTGCAATGTGAAATGGAACGGTCAGGATGCGCATTGGATGCCGGCGGAAGCCTGTGACCTGGTTTAG
- a CDS encoding glutathione peroxidase encodes MSDLYSIQVKTIDGEATTLQPYAGQVLLIVNTASACGLTPQYKGLQSLYDTYKDKGFTVLGFPCNQFAGQEPGTEAEIKQFCELNYQVSFPMFAKVEVNGDNTHPLYKYLKENAPQEEPAGDIEWNFAKFLVDRTGKVVKRYSSRTEPAAIEPNLPELLGE; translated from the coding sequence ATGTCCGATCTGTACAGCATTCAAGTAAAAACCATTGATGGTGAAGCTACCACTCTTCAACCCTACGCAGGACAAGTCCTGCTGATCGTCAACACAGCCAGCGCCTGCGGATTAACGCCTCAATACAAAGGTTTGCAGTCGCTGTACGACACCTATAAAGATAAAGGGTTCACGGTTCTCGGCTTCCCCTGCAATCAATTTGCCGGACAAGAGCCTGGGACCGAAGCTGAAATCAAACAATTTTGCGAGCTGAACTATCAGGTCAGCTTCCCGATGTTCGCCAAAGTGGAAGTGAACGGCGACAACACTCATCCGCTGTACAAATATTTGAAAGAGAACGCCCCTCAGGAAGAGCCTGCGGGCGATATTGAATGGAATTTCGCCAAATTCCTTGTTGACCGTACCGGAAAGGTCGTGAAACGCTACAGCTCCAGAACGGAGCCAGCAGCGATTGAACCTAATTTGCCTGAGCTGCTTGGCGAATAG
- a CDS encoding ABC transporter permease translates to MADAAVTTTGGTPPAIPSRAEGPARETWQSFRRNKLAMLGLVIIGLFILLAIFAPLIAPYDFKEQQLMDRLKAPSGKHWLGTDDLGRDLFSRVIYGARISLWVGFSSVVGSIILGTFLGILAGFYGKWLDMLISRFFDILLAFPSMLLAIAIVAVLGPSLQNALIAIAIVGIPVYGRLIRAKVLSLINEEFITAARSIGMKNGGILWHHILPNSLSPIIVQGTLGIATAIIEAAALGFLGLGAQPPAPEWGKMLADSRQFIQIAPWTVIFPGVSIMLTVLGFNLMGDGLRDALDPKMKN, encoded by the coding sequence ATGGCAGATGCAGCAGTAACGACGACGGGGGGAACGCCGCCGGCCATCCCCTCCAGGGCTGAAGGGCCAGCCAGGGAAACCTGGCAGTCCTTTCGAAGGAACAAGCTGGCTATGCTGGGACTTGTGATCATCGGGTTGTTTATCCTGCTGGCCATTTTCGCGCCGTTAATTGCCCCTTATGATTTCAAAGAGCAGCAGCTGATGGACCGGCTCAAGGCGCCATCGGGCAAACACTGGCTTGGTACCGACGATTTGGGGAGGGATTTGTTCAGCCGGGTCATATACGGAGCGCGGATTTCGCTTTGGGTTGGTTTTTCCTCTGTGGTCGGTTCGATTATTTTGGGGACTTTTCTCGGCATTCTGGCCGGCTTCTATGGCAAATGGCTAGACATGCTGATCTCTCGTTTTTTTGATATTTTACTGGCGTTCCCGAGCATGCTGCTGGCGATTGCGATTGTGGCGGTACTAGGGCCCTCCCTGCAAAATGCGCTGATAGCGATTGCGATCGTTGGCATCCCGGTTTATGGAAGGTTAATCAGGGCTAAAGTGCTTAGCTTGATAAATGAGGAGTTTATTACTGCGGCCAGGTCCATCGGCATGAAAAATGGAGGCATCCTATGGCATCACATCCTGCCTAACAGCTTAAGCCCAATCATCGTACAGGGCACGCTGGGGATTGCGACGGCTATCATCGAGGCTGCGGCCCTCGGCTTTCTGGGCCTTGGAGCACAACCGCCGGCGCCGGAGTGGGGCAAAATGCTGGCAGATTCCCGCCAGTTCATTCAAATTGCACCGTGGACGGTTATTTTCCCTGGAGTGTCTATCATGCTTACCGTGTTAGGGTTCAACCTGATGGGGGACGGTCTGCGCGATGCCTTAGACCCAAAAATGAAGAATTGA
- a CDS encoding ABC transporter permease — MNSYVLKRIFVLIPVLVGMTLIVFSIIHAIPGDPAETILGQKATEQSKEALREQLGLDKPWLQQYFMYVGDLLKGDLGESIRTKVPIAKEITPYLAATLELTFTAMLFALIIGINAGILSAWKQNSWFDYAAMLLALIGISMPIFWLGLMEQWLFSIKLHWLPSIGRMDQRNPLETQTGLYVLDAIIQGKWDQLWIVIKHLILPSIALGTIPMAVIARMTRSSMLEVMKSDYIRTARSKGLPQFLVVYKHALKNAFIPVLTVVGLQTGSLLGGAVLTETIFAWPGVGRYLYDAISYRDYPVIQTGILIIAFIFVVINLIVDLLYAAIDRRIKYR, encoded by the coding sequence ATGAATTCGTATGTGCTGAAACGCATTTTTGTGCTGATCCCGGTTTTGGTGGGGATGACCCTGATCGTATTTTCCATTATTCATGCCATTCCTGGGGATCCGGCTGAGACCATCCTGGGTCAGAAGGCGACCGAACAATCCAAAGAGGCGCTCCGGGAACAGCTGGGTTTGGACAAACCGTGGCTGCAGCAATACTTCATGTATGTCGGAGATCTGCTGAAGGGCGATCTAGGCGAGTCCATCCGCACCAAGGTTCCCATCGCCAAAGAGATTACGCCGTACCTCGCTGCTACGCTGGAACTGACTTTTACAGCAATGCTGTTTGCCTTGATTATCGGCATTAACGCGGGCATCCTCAGCGCCTGGAAGCAGAACTCCTGGTTCGATTATGCGGCTATGCTGCTTGCGCTGATCGGGATCTCGATGCCGATCTTCTGGCTGGGACTGATGGAGCAGTGGTTATTCTCCATTAAGCTGCACTGGCTTCCCTCCATCGGACGAATGGATCAGCGCAATCCTTTGGAGACCCAAACCGGCCTTTATGTGCTGGATGCGATCATCCAGGGGAAATGGGACCAGCTCTGGATCGTGATCAAACATTTGATCCTGCCGAGCATTGCGCTTGGAACCATTCCTATGGCGGTGATCGCCCGCATGACTCGCTCAAGCATGCTGGAAGTGATGAAATCCGATTATATCCGGACGGCAAGATCCAAAGGTCTGCCTCAGTTTCTTGTCGTGTACAAGCACGCATTAAAAAATGCCTTCATCCCCGTATTAACCGTCGTGGGCCTGCAGACAGGTTCGCTGCTAGGCGGGGCAGTATTGACGGAGACGATCTTTGCCTGGCCGGGCGTCGGCCGATATCTGTATGACGCGATAAGCTACCGCGATTATCCGGTCATTCAAACCGGGATTCTGATCATTGCCTTTATCTTCGTTGTGATCAATCTAATTGTCGATCTTCTGTATGCAGCGATTGACCGCCGGATCAAATACCGTTAA
- a CDS encoding ABC transporter substrate-binding protein, whose product MNKSTGKLLSLMLGMTLLLSACGGGSSNNASGGSDNAGASDQPSSSASAPSESTQDTLILGRGGDSVSLDGSIVTDGESLKIVHQVFDSLLEYKEGTTEVEPALAEKWEISADGLTYTFTLRQGVKFHDGTDFNADAVVFNFNRWSDPNSEYKFEGDSFDYYDSMFGPDGARVIKNVTAKDDHTVVFTLNQPQAPFLQNLAMTCFGIASPAAIKEKKENFKNEPVGTGPFVFKEWKRNDSITLEKNPNYWKEGLPKLNKVIVRSIPDNSARFNALQNGEIDLMEDVNPDDLTLLEANTSLQKIERPPFNVAYIGFNTKKKPFDDPKVRVALNYAVNKQGLIDAFFAGQAKPAVNPMPPTLWGYNDQIQDYTYDLDKAKQLLSDAGYPDGLPGEYTFYAMPVSRPYMPDGKKVAEAIQADFAKIGVKVNIESPEWATYLDDTKAGEKDDLYMLGWTGDNGDPDNFIYTLLDKDAIPGNNRGFYVNENLHNILVEAQKEIDQNKRSDLYKQAQTIIHDDAPWIPLVYTTPILAAKANLKGFIPNPTGTEYYSSVYFE is encoded by the coding sequence ATGAACAAAAGTACAGGTAAACTGCTTTCTTTAATGCTCGGCATGACCCTGTTGTTAAGTGCTTGTGGAGGAGGCAGCTCAAATAATGCCAGCGGGGGATCAGACAATGCGGGGGCTAGCGATCAGCCGTCCTCCTCGGCATCAGCACCTTCCGAATCCACTCAGGACACGCTGATTCTAGGCCGCGGCGGCGATTCCGTTTCGCTTGACGGGTCCATCGTGACGGACGGTGAATCGCTCAAAATCGTGCATCAGGTGTTTGATTCCTTGCTAGAGTACAAAGAGGGCACTACGGAGGTTGAACCGGCTCTGGCTGAGAAATGGGAAATTTCCGCCGACGGCTTGACGTATACCTTTACGCTGCGCCAAGGGGTGAAATTCCATGACGGCACGGATTTTAATGCGGATGCCGTTGTGTTCAACTTCAACCGCTGGAGCGATCCGAACAGCGAATACAAATTTGAAGGGGACTCTTTCGATTATTATGATTCGATGTTTGGACCGGACGGAGCGCGCGTCATCAAGAACGTAACCGCCAAAGACGACCATACCGTTGTGTTTACGCTAAACCAGCCGCAGGCCCCTTTTCTGCAAAATCTGGCGATGACCTGCTTCGGGATTGCCAGTCCGGCGGCCATCAAGGAGAAAAAGGAAAACTTCAAAAACGAACCGGTGGGCACGGGGCCTTTTGTCTTCAAAGAGTGGAAACGAAACGATTCCATTACGTTGGAGAAGAATCCGAACTACTGGAAAGAAGGCCTGCCTAAGCTGAACAAAGTTATCGTTCGTTCCATTCCGGATAACTCGGCACGTTTTAACGCCCTGCAAAACGGGGAGATCGACCTGATGGAAGATGTAAATCCGGACGACTTGACGCTGCTGGAAGCCAATACCTCCCTGCAAAAAATCGAGCGCCCGCCATTTAACGTGGCGTACATCGGCTTCAACACCAAGAAAAAACCTTTCGACGATCCCAAAGTGCGTGTCGCCTTGAACTATGCCGTCAACAAGCAAGGTTTGATCGACGCTTTCTTCGCCGGTCAGGCCAAGCCGGCCGTCAATCCGATGCCGCCTACCTTGTGGGGCTATAATGATCAGATTCAGGATTATACGTATGATCTCGACAAAGCCAAACAATTGCTTTCTGATGCCGGTTATCCGGATGGTCTGCCCGGAGAATACACCTTCTATGCAATGCCGGTATCCAGACCTTACATGCCGGACGGCAAAAAGGTGGCTGAAGCCATCCAGGCTGACTTTGCCAAAATCGGCGTAAAGGTCAATATTGAATCCCCGGAATGGGCGACATACCTGGACGATACGAAAGCAGGGGAGAAAGACGATCTGTACATGCTCGGCTGGACGGGCGACAACGGCGACCCGGACAACTTCATCTACACCCTGCTGGATAAAGACGCCATTCCGGGCAACAACCGCGGTTTCTATGTAAATGAAAATCTGCACAACATTCTGGTCGAAGCGCAGAAAGAAATCGATCAAAATAAACGCTCCGATCTGTACAAGCAGGCTCAGACGATCATTCATGACGATGCGCCGTGGATTCCGCTCGTGTACACGACGCCCATTCTGGCCGCCAAAGCCAACCTGAAAGGGTTCATTCCGAATCCAACAGGAACCGAATACTACAGCAGCGTTTATTTTGAGTAA
- a CDS encoding ABC transporter ATP-binding protein — protein sequence MNGPKPEDVLLEVNGLKKYYPAAAGGLKRSGTYVKAVDDVNFAIRRGETFGLVGESGCGKSTTGRSLLRLIEPTGGTILFDGQELTSLSPEQMRRSRKDMQMVFQDPFSSLDPRQNVKRILEEPLKVHGIGRGAERRQRVEQLMDIVGLPIGHLQRYPHQFSGGQRQRIGIARALAVQPKLIVADEPVSALDVSIQSQVINLLQDLQQEFGLTYLFIAHDLSVVKHICDRVAVMYLGRIVEIADKQELYQHPQHPYTQALLSSVPQPDPKAKRQRIILKGEVPSPANAPQGCAFHTRCPHVMDICRLQRPLLADTGAGHQTACFLYSESVTGGV from the coding sequence ATGAACGGACCCAAGCCTGAAGATGTTCTTCTGGAAGTGAATGGTTTGAAGAAATATTACCCTGCCGCTGCGGGGGGCTTGAAGCGCTCAGGCACTTATGTGAAAGCCGTAGATGATGTGAATTTTGCCATCAGACGGGGCGAGACCTTTGGGCTGGTGGGAGAAAGCGGCTGCGGCAAATCCACGACGGGCCGGAGCCTGCTCAGGCTGATAGAGCCTACAGGCGGAACCATCCTGTTTGATGGGCAGGAGCTTACCTCGCTTTCTCCCGAGCAAATGCGGAGAAGCCGGAAGGACATGCAAATGGTTTTCCAGGACCCGTTCTCGTCCCTGGATCCCCGGCAGAACGTCAAACGTATTCTTGAAGAACCTTTAAAGGTTCATGGAATCGGCAGAGGCGCAGAACGGAGGCAGCGAGTGGAACAGCTAATGGATATCGTCGGCCTGCCTATCGGTCATCTTCAGCGGTATCCCCATCAATTCTCCGGCGGGCAGCGGCAGCGGATCGGCATTGCCCGCGCGCTGGCAGTGCAGCCGAAGCTGATTGTCGCCGATGAGCCGGTGTCGGCCCTTGACGTATCGATCCAGTCCCAGGTTATTAATCTGCTGCAGGATTTACAGCAGGAGTTTGGTTTGACCTATTTGTTTATCGCCCACGACTTGAGCGTCGTCAAACATATCTGTGACCGGGTCGCGGTTATGTATTTGGGCCGAATTGTGGAAATAGCCGACAAGCAGGAGCTTTACCAGCATCCACAACATCCGTATACTCAGGCGCTGCTTTCTTCCGTTCCGCAGCCGGATCCCAAAGCGAAACGGCAGCGGATCATTCTGAAGGGGGAGGTGCCGAGTCCGGCTAATGCCCCCCAAGGCTGTGCTTTTCATACCCGATGTCCTCATGTTATGGACATCTGCCGGTTGCAGCGGCCTTTGCTTGCCGATACGGGAGCGGGACACCAGACCGCTTGTTTTCTGTACAGCGAATCGGTAACAGGTGGAGTTTAA
- a CDS encoding ABC transporter ATP-binding protein produces MKETVLEIQELRTHFVTSKGEVPAVDGVSLVVRRGEVLGVVGESGCGKSVTSLSVLQLIPRPPGKIVQGSILFRGKDLVALSEREMRKIRGDRISMIFQEPMSSLNPLFTIGQQLVEAVKIHLGLGRKAARRHAIGMLAKVGIPRPESVIDEYPHQLSGGMRQRVMIAMAISCNPELLIADEPTTALDVTIQAQILDLLRQLNEDNGTTMMMITHDLGVVAEICTRVVVMYAGKIVEEAGTEQLFENPLHPYTQGLIRSMPLMNEDRKRLYSIPGQVPALSLDMKGCRFADRCSKVMPICREQLPELEDKGSGQYCRCWLYSAVKEDAV; encoded by the coding sequence ATGAAAGAAACGGTGCTTGAAATTCAAGAATTGCGAACTCACTTTGTGACCTCCAAGGGAGAGGTTCCTGCAGTCGATGGGGTAAGCCTGGTTGTCCGCCGCGGAGAGGTGCTGGGTGTTGTTGGCGAATCGGGGTGCGGGAAGAGCGTCACCTCGTTATCTGTCCTCCAATTGATCCCCAGGCCTCCCGGCAAAATTGTGCAAGGTTCGATCCTATTCCGCGGGAAAGATTTAGTGGCTTTATCCGAACGGGAGATGCGAAAAATACGCGGCGACCGGATCTCCATGATTTTTCAGGAGCCGATGTCCTCTTTAAACCCGCTATTTACCATCGGTCAACAGCTTGTTGAAGCGGTCAAAATTCATTTGGGGCTGGGCCGCAAGGCAGCCCGCCGGCACGCTATAGGCATGCTGGCCAAAGTCGGCATCCCGCGGCCGGAGTCGGTGATTGATGAATATCCGCATCAATTGTCCGGAGGCATGCGGCAGCGTGTCATGATTGCTATGGCGATCTCGTGCAATCCGGAGCTGCTGATTGCGGATGAGCCGACTACTGCGCTTGATGTGACGATCCAAGCTCAGATTCTGGATTTGCTCAGACAACTGAATGAAGACAACGGCACAACGATGATGATGATTACTCACGATCTTGGTGTCGTAGCGGAAATTTGTACCCGGGTTGTTGTCATGTACGCGGGGAAGATCGTAGAGGAAGCCGGGACGGAGCAGCTGTTTGAGAACCCGCTCCATCCTTACACGCAAGGACTGATTCGATCCATGCCTTTGATGAATGAGGATAGAAAACGGCTGTATTCCATTCCCGGACAAGTTCCTGCTTTGAGTCTCGATATGAAGGGCTGCCGGTTTGCCGATCGCTGCAGCAAGGTGATGCCGATCTGCCGGGAACAGCTTCCGGAGCTGGAGGATAAGGGCTCGGGACAGTACTGCCGATGCTGGCTGTATTCAGCCGTTAAGGAGGACGCTGTATGA
- a CDS encoding ABC transporter ATP-binding protein, with protein MKSFRLLTDYLRTNKKLYLLAVILIIVSNGILALLPKVLGEVTDGLKAGELGQNGIVRYSLVLLAIAVSYGAFFGIGQFTIMKLGRRFEFLTRGKIFTQFSRLAEDFFSKQGTGKLLSYVMNDVTSVREAISFGVTQTTNAVFMVISCVVMMLFSGIPLTLMLVSVCPLAAIPFLVTYFGPRIRQRSMSVQENLASMTESADEQIGGIRVTKTFAIEPTAQSRFGASVEQVKGAQLHLVRLSSLFQAALPFLGALSLVVSLLVGGYMTLHDKMTLGSFVALTFYLRMLTGPLQTIGNVINMMQRSGASLDRVNRLLAQIPSVRDQENARPLRRVGSIEFNHLTFSYPDSGEYSLKDISFKIPQGHTVGLIGRTGSGKTTLAKLLLRIYEPPAGTIRVNQQDITGVTLESLRRKIGYVPQDGFLFSTDIADNIAFSDRSASLDQVQIAADQALLLESVNSFPEGFQTRLGERGVTLSGGQRQRASLARGLMKKPELLILDDSMSAVDAVTEAGILNNLVRERTGKTTLIIAHRISSVQHADEIVVLDQGRIAQRGTHDQLLRDPDGLYASLYRIQQEGLQHA; from the coding sequence TTGAAAAGCTTTCGATTACTCACGGATTATTTGCGCACCAACAAGAAACTCTATTTGCTAGCCGTCATTTTGATCATTGTTTCGAACGGAATTTTGGCATTGCTCCCCAAGGTGCTTGGAGAAGTTACAGACGGGCTGAAAGCCGGAGAGCTAGGCCAAAACGGGATTGTCCGGTACAGCCTGGTTCTGCTGGCCATTGCCGTCAGCTACGGCGCATTCTTTGGCATAGGACAATTTACGATTATGAAGCTGGGACGCCGGTTTGAGTTCCTGACGCGGGGAAAGATTTTTACCCAGTTCTCCCGGCTTGCTGAAGATTTCTTCTCCAAACAAGGCACGGGCAAACTGCTCAGTTATGTAATGAATGATGTCACCTCTGTGCGTGAAGCCATTTCTTTTGGCGTTACGCAAACGACCAATGCTGTGTTTATGGTGATCTCCTGCGTAGTAATGATGCTGTTCTCGGGAATTCCATTAACTCTGATGCTGGTCAGCGTCTGCCCGCTGGCTGCCATTCCGTTCCTGGTTACCTATTTCGGTCCCCGCATCCGGCAGAGATCCATGTCGGTGCAGGAGAATCTGGCCTCCATGACCGAATCGGCGGACGAACAGATTGGCGGCATCCGCGTAACCAAGACATTCGCCATCGAACCAACCGCGCAAAGCCGGTTTGGAGCTTCCGTTGAACAGGTCAAAGGAGCCCAGCTTCATCTGGTCCGGCTCTCCTCCCTGTTTCAGGCGGCGCTTCCTTTTCTGGGTGCGCTTTCGCTTGTTGTCTCCCTTCTGGTTGGCGGTTATATGACGCTGCATGACAAAATGACGCTGGGAAGCTTCGTCGCCCTGACCTTCTATCTGCGCATGCTGACCGGACCTCTGCAGACCATAGGAAATGTCATTAACATGATGCAGCGTTCCGGAGCCTCGCTGGACCGGGTCAACCGGCTTCTCGCCCAAATCCCGAGCGTCAGGGATCAGGAAAATGCCCGACCGCTGCGCCGTGTAGGCAGCATCGAATTCAATCATTTGACGTTCTCTTATCCGGATTCCGGCGAATATTCCCTGAAGGATATCAGCTTTAAAATTCCGCAGGGTCATACCGTCGGTTTGATTGGGCGGACAGGCAGCGGCAAAACCACGCTCGCCAAGCTGCTGCTGCGCATTTATGAACCGCCTGCAGGCACCATTCGGGTCAATCAGCAGGATATCACCGGGGTGACGCTTGAATCGCTCCGCCGAAAGATCGGATATGTGCCGCAGGACGGCTTCCTGTTCAGCACCGACATAGCCGATAACATCGCGTTTAGCGACCGCTCCGCCAGCTTGGATCAAGTGCAGATTGCAGCTGACCAAGCTTTACTGCTTGAAAGCGTCAATTCCTTCCCGGAAGGCTTCCAAACCCGGCTCGGTGAACGCGGCGTAACGTTATCCGGCGGGCAGCGGCAAAGGGCCAGCCTGGCGCGCGGCCTGATGAAGAAACCTGAGCTGCTGATCCTTGATGACAGCATGAGCGCGGTAGATGCCGTTACGGAAGCGGGAATCCTGAACAATCTGGTCCGTGAACGCACGGGCAAAACAACGTTGATTATTGCACACCGGATCAGCAGCGTGCAGCACGCCGATGAAATCGTCGTTCTGGATCAAGGAAGAATTGCACAAAGGGGTACACACGATCAGCTTCTGCGTGATCCGGACGGATTGTACGCTTCTTTATACCGCATTCAACAGGAGGGATTGCAGCATGCCTAG
- a CDS encoding ABC transporter ATP-binding protein — protein sequence MPSSAVNALPGDNSKPKPEKKGSLEAFKAVFAYAKPHKLAFSGVFVCALLGISADLLQPYLVKIAIDDHLAIGKKDFDLIGIIAAVYLGISIISFIFTYLQNNLLQYAGQSIVAKIRNDLFGHISKLSMSYFDKVHRGSLVTNVSSDTETISQFFTQVLLSLIRDGMTLVLIIVFMFQLDATLAWYCLIALPVIGIVAFLFRRYLREAYQTTRSRLSRLIGFIAENLSGMGLIQAFRQEEEQTRRFTEHNQSYWEGNMREVRANVLFNRTFDFLGNAALVLVVWLGGMAVFHKQIEVGVLYAFTSYIRQFFAPINQITMQWNTFQSTMVSMDRIWSIFSTRPAVKEPAAEEAVHLPLEQVQGRVDFNHISFGYTSSQTVIPDLDLHIAAGEMIGVVGTTGAGKSTLISLLNRFYDVTRGSIEIDGIDIRRLPQSRIHRIVGLIQQEPYLFSGSILDNVRLFQKDISREKVVEACQFVGAHDMIMRMPGGYETPLTERGSGLSAGERQLISFARIVVFKPKILILDEATANLDSQTEQLVQDALQSVSKGRTTIVIAHRLSTVMHADRIIVMKHGRAVEQGTHDQLLARHGYYAELYRHAKQASGQ from the coding sequence ATGCCTAGCTCGGCCGTTAACGCTTTACCGGGAGACAACAGCAAACCGAAACCAGAGAAAAAGGGTTCCCTTGAAGCCTTCAAAGCGGTCTTTGCCTACGCGAAACCTCACAAGCTGGCTTTCTCAGGTGTGTTTGTGTGCGCACTGCTTGGCATTTCCGCGGATCTGCTTCAGCCTTATCTCGTTAAAATTGCGATTGACGATCATTTAGCGATTGGAAAAAAAGATTTCGACTTGATCGGCATCATTGCCGCCGTTTATCTCGGCATTTCTATCATCAGCTTTATCTTCACTTATCTGCAGAACAACCTGCTGCAGTACGCCGGACAAAGCATTGTGGCCAAAATCCGCAACGATTTGTTCGGGCACATCTCCAAGCTGTCCATGTCTTATTTCGATAAAGTCCATCGCGGCAGCCTCGTAACAAACGTATCCAGCGATACGGAGACGATCAGCCAATTCTTCACGCAGGTGCTGCTCAGTCTGATCCGCGACGGGATGACGCTTGTTCTGATCATCGTGTTTATGTTTCAGCTGGATGCAACATTGGCCTGGTATTGCCTGATTGCTTTGCCGGTGATCGGAATCGTGGCCTTCCTGTTCCGCCGTTATCTGCGCGAAGCTTATCAGACGACGCGGAGCCGCCTGTCCCGGCTGATCGGCTTTATTGCCGAGAACCTGTCGGGTATGGGGCTTATTCAGGCCTTTCGTCAGGAGGAAGAACAGACGCGCCGGTTCACCGAGCACAATCAAAGCTATTGGGAAGGCAACATGCGTGAGGTCCGCGCCAACGTGCTGTTCAACAGAACGTTTGATTTTCTTGGGAATGCCGCGCTAGTTCTGGTCGTTTGGCTGGGCGGCATGGCAGTTTTTCATAAGCAGATCGAGGTCGGCGTCCTGTACGCTTTCACCAGCTACATCCGCCAATTTTTTGCTCCGATCAACCAGATTACGATGCAGTGGAATACTTTTCAATCCACCATGGTATCCATGGACCGGATCTGGAGCATATTCAGCACCAGGCCTGCCGTTAAGGAACCTGCTGCCGAAGAAGCCGTCCATCTCCCGCTCGAACAGGTCCAAGGCAGAGTCGACTTTAATCACATTTCCTTTGGTTATACCAGCAGCCAGACCGTTATTCCCGATCTGGATCTTCACATTGCCGCTGGTGAAATGATCGGGGTAGTAGGAACAACCGGGGCGGGCAAAAGCACGCTGATCAGCCTGCTCAACCGCTTCTATGACGTGACACGGGGCAGCATCGAAATCGACGGCATTGATATTCGGCGGCTCCCCCAAAGCCGGATTCACCGGATCGTAGGTTTGATTCAACAGGAGCCCTACCTGTTCTCGGGCAGCATTCTGGATAATGTCCGTTTGTTTCAGAAGGATATTTCCCGGGAAAAAGTCGTCGAGGCCTGTCAGTTCGTCGGCGCTCACGACATGATTATGCGGATGCCCGGCGGTTATGAAACGCCTCTTACGGAAAGGGGCAGCGGGCTTTCAGCCGGGGAACGGCAGCTCATTTCCTTTGCCCGTATTGTGGTATTTAAACCGAAAATTCTGATTCTGGACGAAGCAACCGCAAATCTCGACTCGCAAACAGAGCAGCTGGTTCAGGACGCGCTGCAGAGCGTCTCCAAGGGACGGACAACAATCGTGATTGCCCACCGCTTATCTACCGTCATGCACGCCGACCGGATCATCGTGATGAAGCATGGCCGGGCAGTTGAACAGGGCACACACGATCAACTCCTGGCGCGGCACGGTTATTATGCCGAGCTGTACCGTCATGCCAAGCAGGCTTCCGGACAGTAG
- a CDS encoding PilZ domain-containing protein: protein MITRRKEPFRYSMQEPVECQLELTTVNRMSLSGKLIPAQVIDISKNGCKIRSALDLKASEHFIECRIHLRLNEQQFIFPGQIRWQRNLDGFSHDYGIHLLLTEDEKEQINVQLRGLAAERKIIVM from the coding sequence ATGATTACACGTAGAAAAGAACCCTTTCGTTATTCGATGCAAGAGCCGGTGGAATGTCAGCTGGAGTTGACTACCGTCAACCGGATGTCACTCTCAGGGAAGCTGATTCCCGCCCAAGTGATCGACATCAGCAAAAATGGCTGCAAGATCCGTTCCGCGCTGGATTTGAAAGCCTCCGAGCATTTCATTGAATGCCGAATCCACCTTCGCTTGAACGAACAACAGTTTATCTTTCCCGGCCAGATTCGCTGGCAGCGGAATTTGGACGGCTTCAGCCATGATTATGGCATTCATCTCCTGCTCACAGAGGATGAGAAAGAACAAATCAACGTTCAGCTGCGGGGACTTGCAGCGGAACGAAAAATAATAGTAATGTGA